The Vibrio sp. SNU_ST1 genome has a segment encoding these proteins:
- a CDS encoding ABC transporter permease, translated as MYSLYWTAFCSLLTKEINRFTRIWVQTLVPPAITMTLYFIIFGNLIGARIGEMNGFSYMEYIVPGLIMMSVITNSYSNVASSFFSAKFQKNIEELLVAPVPNYVIIAGFVMGGVVRGLLVGTIVTFVSLFFVDLQVDHWGVIIATVFLTSVVFALGGLINAVFARTFDDISIIPTFILTPLTYLGGVFYSISLLPEFWQGISKLNPIVYMVNAFRYGFLGVSDVGIVTSFGVLGVFIVVLYGIAHYLVTKGIGLRS; from the coding sequence ATGTACAGCCTATATTGGACAGCTTTCTGTAGTTTGTTGACCAAAGAGATCAATCGCTTCACGCGTATCTGGGTGCAAACTTTAGTCCCACCTGCGATTACCATGACGCTCTATTTCATCATTTTTGGCAACCTTATCGGTGCGCGCATTGGTGAAATGAACGGCTTTAGTTACATGGAGTACATTGTGCCGGGTCTGATCATGATGTCGGTGATTACCAACTCATATTCCAACGTTGCTTCGTCGTTCTTTAGTGCCAAGTTCCAAAAGAACATTGAAGAGCTACTCGTAGCTCCTGTCCCTAACTATGTGATTATTGCCGGCTTCGTGATGGGCGGTGTGGTGCGTGGCTTGTTAGTGGGCACTATCGTAACCTTTGTATCGCTGTTCTTTGTTGACCTTCAAGTTGACCACTGGGGCGTGATCATTGCGACGGTATTTCTAACGTCGGTTGTGTTTGCTCTGGGTGGTTTGATCAACGCTGTATTCGCACGCACGTTTGATGATATTTCTATTATCCCAACCTTCATTTTAACGCCGCTGACGTACCTCGGTGGTGTGTTCTACTCGATCAGCCTATTGCCTGAATTCTGGCAAGGTATATCGAAGTTGAACCCTATCGTATATATGGTCAACGCGTTTAGATATGGCTTCTTGGGTGTGTCTGATGTGGGTATTGTGACGTCGTTTGGTGTCTTGGGTGTGTTTATTGTCGTGCTGTATGGCATTGCGCATTACTTAGTTACAAAGGGGATCGGCTTACGTAGCTAA
- a CDS encoding ABC transporter ATP-binding protein has protein sequence MYALEIEQLRKTYAGGFEALKGISLQVEKGDFYALLGPNGAGKSTTIGVISSLVNKSSGKVKVFGYDIDTDLELAKLNLGLVPQEFNFNPFETVEQIVLQQAGYYGVPKVLAKERAKKYLSQLDLWEKRGERARNLSGGMKRRLMIARALMHEPHLLILDEPTAGVDIELRRSMWEFLKEINEKQGITIILTTHYLEEAEMLCRNIGIINRGELIENTTMKSLLGKLSAETFILDLEEGATEPKLEGVNSQVMVNGSLEIEIDKNLGLNTIFDQLSEQQVKVLSMRNKANRLEELFVSIVREGNK, from the coding sequence ATGTATGCATTAGAAATTGAGCAACTAAGAAAAACTTATGCAGGGGGCTTTGAGGCTCTTAAAGGCATTAGCTTACAAGTAGAAAAAGGCGACTTTTACGCATTGCTTGGTCCAAATGGCGCAGGTAAATCCACCACTATTGGTGTTATCTCTTCTCTGGTTAACAAGAGTTCAGGCAAGGTTAAAGTATTTGGCTACGACATTGATACCGATCTGGAGCTAGCGAAGTTGAACTTAGGTTTAGTCCCGCAAGAGTTTAACTTTAACCCGTTCGAAACGGTTGAGCAGATCGTGCTACAACAAGCCGGCTACTACGGTGTACCGAAAGTACTTGCTAAAGAACGCGCTAAAAAGTACTTATCTCAACTCGATTTGTGGGAAAAGCGTGGCGAACGTGCACGTAACTTATCTGGTGGTATGAAGCGTCGTTTGATGATCGCGCGTGCACTGATGCATGAGCCTCATTTGCTGATCCTTGATGAACCAACGGCGGGTGTTGATATTGAATTGCGTCGTTCAATGTGGGAATTCCTCAAGGAGATCAACGAGAAACAGGGCATCACCATTATTTTGACTACGCACTATCTAGAAGAAGCGGAAATGCTGTGTCGTAACATTGGTATCATCAATCGTGGTGAGTTGATTGAGAACACCACAATGAAGTCGCTGCTGGGTAAGTTGAGTGCTGAGACTTTTATTCTTGATCTTGAAGAGGGTGCGACTGAACCTAAACTTGAAGGTGTGAATAGCCAAGTGATGGTGAATGGCTCGCTAGAAATCGAAATCGACAAGAATCTAGGTTTGAATACCATCTTTGATCAATTGAGTGAGCAGCAGGTAAAAGTCCTCTCTATGCGTAACAAAGCAAACCGCCTAGAAGAGCTATTTGTGAGTATCGTCCGTGAGGGGAATAAATAA